A window of Chlorobium phaeobacteroides DSM 266 genomic DNA:
TTGGCAATGGTCTGCGCCTCAACGCCCTGCGTTGCATCAACAACAAGCAGGGCTCCTTCGCATGCGGCAAGCGAGCGCGATACCTCATAACTGAAATCGACGTGACCGGGAGTATCGATAAGATTCAGCGTATAGTCAAGGCCGTCGGAAGCCCGGTATTTCATCTGAACAGCGTGACTTTTAATGGTAATCCCCCTTTCACGCTCAAGATCCATATCGTCGAGAACCTGCGCGGAACTCATCTGACTGCGGTCAAGGGTATTGGTTATCTCAAGCAGCCTGTCGGCCAGCGTTGATTTACCGTGATCGATATGAGCAATAATGCAGAAGTTCCTTATGTGGTGCACTTCTGTAGGAGGCAAGGCCATAAACAGCACTTTAAGTTCGTGGAGCAGTCAAGGTGAAGAATATAAAAAATATTACCAATGGCAGGGCAATCATTACTCAAACAAAAGGGATGTGCCGCTTTCAGGGCGGAACCCTCTTGCGAATTCAGCGCCCTCCATGGGTTTTCGGCCTTCAGGCTGCAACTGCTTCACCTCAAGCCAGCCGTCGCTGCCTCGCACAAGAAAACGTCCCCTTTCCACAAGAATGCTGCCAGGCTGCTCTATTGAAGAGGTGATCTCTTCTGTAAACGGAATCGCCCGGAAAATCTTCATGGTTCTGTTCTGCACGGTTGTCCAGGCGGCAGGTTTCATCGCCAGTCCGCGAATAAAATCCGACAGAACTGCCACAGGCTGATTCCAACGGATACGGGTGTTCTCCCTTGTGAGTTTAGGCGCTCGCGAAAAAAACGCGTCATCCTGCGCCTGAACCTCAACAGTCCCGGCCTGAATGCTTCGCAATGTTTTCACAACAAGCTCCGCACCAAGATGTGAAAGTTTTACTGAAAGGATGGAAGCATTATCATCGGGCAAAACGGGAATTTTTTCCTGCATGATAACATTGCCGGTGTCAACGGTTTTTTGCAGAAAAAACGTGGTGACACCACTCTCTTTTTCGCCGTTGATGATCGCCCAGTTGATCGGCGCCGCACCCCGATAGGCAGGCAGAAGCGATGCATGGAGATTGAAAGCTCCGAGTTTTGCCTGACCGTAGACTTCAGGCGGGAGAATCCTGAAAGCCGCAACGACAATCACGTCAGGAGCTGAGTCAGCAACAACAGAGAGAAAATCGGAACTGGAGACATCATCGGTTTCGTAAACCTGAAACCCGAGTTCAAGAGCTGCACTCTTTACAGGCGAAGGCTCCGAAGGGGCGTTTCGGCCTCTGCGGGGCTTGTCGCTGCCGGTAACGACCAGCACCAGCTCAAAATGGTTATGCTCGGCAGCAATGCTTCGGAGTGAGGGAACCGCAAATTCCGGAGTTCCCATAAAGACGATACGCATGAGATTGAGAATGTTGAAACAGGGTTGAATGCCGCTTGATCAAGCGGCAGAAAAGACTTCAAGCCTCACAGGCCTTTTGAGCAATACCTGCCAGTGCCAGAGGATAATCCGCCTCAACATTGCCGATTGCAAGGGAGTGAAGCTCTTTGTCTATTTTTCTCCGGTCACGTTTCTGCATCCTGTCAATAAACAGCTTGCCATCGAGATGATCTATCTCGTGCTGGAGTACCCGCGCCATCATTCCCGAAAACTCACCGGTTCGTTCCTCGAAATGTTCATCGCGGTATTTCAGGGTGATCGAGGATGGACGAACAACGTCGCCAAGAATGCCAGGCAGACTGAGACACCCCTCTTCCATCGCATTGTAACCCTTGACGGCAAGCAGGTGCGGATTGATCACAACCACCGGCTTTTCATCTGCATATTTCTCCATACAGGACAGATCAATCACCAGCAACCGGATCGAGCAACCGACCTGCGGTGCGGCAAGTCCTATTCCCGATGCGTTGCGCATGGACTCAAGCATGCTCGCAACAAGATCCCGGATGTTGCGATCAATGCCCTTCAAGGGTTTTGCGGTTGCCCTCAGTACCTCATCGTTATAGATGTTGATCGGCAATATCATTGTTTTGGAAACTAATCATTGTTGTTGTTACCGGCAACACCGGCTCGGCTCTCCGGAGAAATCCTTTTAATCAATGCCAGCAAGCGCGAAAAGAATCTCTTTCCTTTTAAAAAAACCCCGCCTCAGGTTAAAAAGTTGCCCCGGCCATGACAGGAACAGCCATGCAGGCAATCAAAAAAAAGAAGCTGAAGATAAACAATATCTTTCTGAATTCCCCTGAACGGAGCGTCTTGAAACCCTTTTTTCAGGAGAAGTCAGAGTCAAATCGACCTGCTTATGGCTGCCAGGAACCTTCTGCCGGTATTGCATGAAAAACAAAAACGCAATGATGCTTCACCGTGTACAGAAAGATCATGCGGCCGTATCAGAAGAGTTTCGCTTTCCGGTAAACAATCCTCGTTTGCCACCCTTTGGTATTTTATCAACAAGCGTACCGAGATAGCTGAAATTGAACATACTTTTCTTCTCCGTCAGCAAAGGAATGTCGTCACAGGTCTCATCAGGAATGCCGCTCTGAACAGGAAATATCAGAATAAAGCTGTTTTTCTGAAAATACCGGGTCAGATAGTCGGGTACCTTCGCCATTTTATTGTGGTAAGAGGGATGATTTTTTCTGCTCATGACAAGAATCAGATTATCGTCGCTTTTAACCTCTCTCGACAGCAGATGGATATCCTCCCAGTCCCGAAGAAGCCTGTATTCGGCACTTGGAATGGTTGTCGAGCAGTGCTCCCTCAAAAAAGCAAGGGTTTGCTTCTGGGCAAAGAGGAGAAGTTTCGACCCGGTGTTTTTTATAATAGTTACTACCCTTTGGAGCCATAACGAAAATCCGATCTCGTTTTCAGCACCAAGCGGTATCACCACAATCGTCCGTTTTATCGTTGCCAATGGCTGCATCGGCCTGTAAATAAACGTTGTGACATTACACCTTCCGAGAATGGTTTCGGAAGAACTGCCGAGAAATGTATCGGTCAGACCGCTTTTGTGGTGCAGACCAAGAATAAGATCGGTTATTTTCTGTTCCCTGATGACACTCGAAATGCCGTTTGGCAAAGAACTGTCGTAACGCAGAAGCTGTGTAAGATTGTTGTCTGTTGATGATGCGGCTACAGCAGCGAGTTCAAGAATTTTTCGCGCATGTTTTTCAACTGCGGCATCATCAAGAGTATTGTCGGCAACATGCAGGGCATAAATTCCGTTCGGTTTTTTTTGCGACCTCAGGGTAATACTGAGGTTTACCAGTTCATTTACAGGAGAGTTCTCGCTTACAGGCATGAGCACTCGTTCCTCCTGCGCCTCTGCGCTCGCTTCGGCCACGTCATCAACCGCTTCGGCAAGGGCGATATTCTGCGCACCTCTCTCTCCCACAATACTTGCGAGCGTACAGGTTACAAGTATAAAAAGAATAGTGCCGTTCAGAACAGTTTCGTCAAGCAGACGTACAGGATCGCCTGCAAGAGTATACCCTGTTATCGTTTTATATCCCACAAGAACGGTTGCCAGAGCCACTGCCGCATGGGCGCTGATGAGACCAAAAATCAACCGGCGCTGGTCGATTGAAAAACCGAACAGCTTCCGGGTTATCCATGCCGAAAGATATTTGGCTATTGTTGCCGCCACGGTAATAACAAGCGCAACCTTGAGGGTTTCATAATCTTTAAACAAAGCTCTGAAATCAATAAGCATACCCACCCCGATCAAAAAAAACGGAATGAATATCGCGTTGCCGACAAACTTGATCCTGTTCATGAGCGCTGAGGTGTGAGGGATCATGCGATTCAGGGCAAGCCCGGCAAGAAATGCCCCGATAATTGCCTCAACACCTGCAGCTTCGGCAAGAAATCCACTAAAAAAGACCATAGCAAGCACAAAAAGGTACTGCAGAACACTGTCGTCGAATCGCTTGAAAAACCAGCGGGCAATAATCGGAAAAAGGAAAAGAACGATCAGACTGAAAACGGCTAAGGACACAAGCAACCTGATCCAGAATTCACTGGTCAGCTCTCCGGTCGTCATTCCCGAAATAACAGCAAGCACAAGAAGCGCCAGCGTATCGGTTATCAGGGTTCCGCCGACGGCTATATTGACCGCCTTGTTTTTGGCAATACCGAGTTTACTGACAAGAGGATAGACGATGAGTGTATGAGAAGCAAAGATACTTCCGATAAGAATGGAGGAAAGCAGAGAAAAATGAAGCACATACAAGGCAACGACAATACCGAGAATAATGGAAATCAGAAAGGTGTAGAGACCAAACAGAATGCTTTTACTGCTGTTTTTTTTAAAATCGGCAACATCAATTTCAAGACCCGCAAGAAACATGATATAGAGCAGACCGACCGTACCGAAAAGGATGATGCTGCTGTCACGAAGCATGAGGTTGAGTCCATGCGGGCCAACCACAGCTCCGGCGATGATAAGGCTGATGAGACTGGGAAGCTTAAGCCGGCTGAAGAGAACCGGAACAAAAAGAATGATGAAAAGAAGCAGCGAAAACTGAAGAACCGGGTTCTTGAGCGGCAAGGCTATATCGAACAGTCCGGTTAACAGCATCGCAATCTGAGGTTCTGTCGGTTTTGGAGAGTTGGCATGTCCTGTTGCGGGCATACCCTGCCATGACCCATTTCAATGAGAACCCGGACCGGGCCATAGCGTTGAATACTGTAATCTGTTGCTAAATATGCATATCTTTTGGATTATGACAAAAAGACAAGCATGAAGCGCAATTATTATACCAATAATCAGAACCCCAATCGACCGATGCCCTGGCTCTATCTTGTACTCGCCATTATCTTCGAAGTTTCCGGCACGACATGCATGAAGCTTTCGGAAGGTTTCACCAGAATTGTACCGACACTTTTTATCTTTATCTTTTATGCGGTGAGTTTTACCTTTGTAACGCTGACCGTGAAAGTGCTGCCGTTAGGACTGACCTATGCAGTCTGGTCGGCTATCGGTACAGCCTCCATCACGATAGTCGGAATTTTCTGGTTTGGCGAAGGAATCAACATCGTTAAAACAATTTCCCTGCTTTTTATTATTATCGGTGTGGTCGGGCTGCATTTCAGTCAGGAACACCTCCAATGACTTATGAATAATCAGGAACTACTGTACAAAAAAATAGTTGTCAAAGTCGGAACCAATGTCATCACGGACAAACATGGCGACCTCGATCTTGACATTCTTAAAAAGCTCACCACCCAGATCGCACTGTTACAAAAGGAGGGGGTGCAGATTATTCTGGTTTCGTCCGGTGCCGTCGGGGCAGGGCGCTCCATTGTAAAGCTGCCGGAAACCCTTTCGCCGGTTGCAACCCGTCAGGTTCTTGCCGCTACCGGCCAGATAAAGCTCATCAATACCTACAATACGCTGTTTCTTGAACAGGGGCTCGTCAGTGCTCAGATTCTGGTAACCAAGAGTGATTTCAGGGATCGACAACACTACCTGAACATGCGCACCTGTTTTACCTCTCTGCTGCAGCAACATATCATTCCTGTTGTCAACGAAAACGATGCGGTATCTGTAACCGAACTGATGTTTACCGACAATGACGAACTCTCGGGCCTCATTGCTTCAATGATGCATGTTGAGGGCTATATCATACTGTCGCACGTTGACGGACTTTTTGACCTGAAAAACGGAACGGGCAAGCTTATCACGGAAATTGACCCTGCAACGAAACACTTCAACCAACATATTATTCCCGGAAAATCAGAGTTCGGACGAGGGGGGATGCTGACGAAATGCCACATAGCCCACAAGCTTTCGCAACTCGGCGTCACCGTTCATATTGCCAATGGGAAAACTCCCGGCATTCTCCTCTCCCTGCTTCGCGGAGAAAAGGCCGGCACGAAATTTCTCGCCCGAAAAAAGCCTGTTTTAGGCCCTAAACTCTGGGTTGCACACAGCGAAGGGCTTGAAAAAGGGGCGGTAATCGTCAACGAAGGGGCCGAAAAGGTACTCTCCGACTCCGACAGGGCAAACAGTCTGCTGCCGGTAGGCATCGATTCGGTTCAGGGAACGTTTAAAAAAGGGGACATTATAAAAATCCTCGGCATCAACAAAAAGGTGATCGGCTATGGAATGGCGCAATACGGTTCCGAAAAAACCCGGACCCTTATGGGTCAACAGGATCAGAAGCCGCTGATTCACTACGATTATCTCTATATCACGCACTGAAAAGCAGAACAACAGAACCTATCTGATAAACGAACCAATGCAGAGAATCATTACGGAAAAGCTCAAGGCGGTCCGGGAGGCAAGCCGAAAGATCATTACTCTTGATGACAAGGCTATCAACGCTCTCCTTCTTGACCTTGCCGCTCATATTCCCCTTCACAGCCCGGCCATTCTTGAGGCGAACCAGAGGGATCTTGAGCTGATGGATCCTGCTGATCCGAAATATGACCGCCTGCTTCTGACAAAAGAAAGGCTTGAAGCCATTGCCGGAGATATCAGAAATGTAGCCGCCCTCTCCTCCCCTCTTGATCTTGTGCTTGAACAGCGAATCCTGAAGAACGGCATCAGCCTGCATAAGGTAACCGTTCCTCTCGGAGTTATCGGCATCATCTATGAATCGCGGCCCAATGTTACCTTTGACGTTTTCGCGCTCTCTTTGAAATCCGGCAATGCAACCGTGCTCAAAGGGGGAAGCGATGCCATGCATTCGAATATCGCAATCGTTGACCTCATCCATACCGTCCTTCAGAAACACGGAATCAATACCGATACCATCTACCTGCTACCCGCCCGGCGAGAAGCAGCCGCCGTGATGCTCAATGCTGTCGGAGCCATTGACGTTATTATTCCTCGGGGAAGTCAGCAGCTTATTGATTTTGTAAGAAAAAACTCGACTGTACCGGTCATTGAAACCGGTGCGGGCATTGTGCACACCTATTTCGACAAAAGCGGCAACCTTGCGATGGGACAGGCAATCGTGTTCAACGCAAAAACACGACGCCCAAGTGTCTGCAATGCACTTGATACGCTGATCATCCACAGCGATCGCCTTTGTGACCTTTCAGAACTCCTGCAACCGCTCCAGGAAAAAAAGGTGGTGATCTTTGCAGACAGCAGCGCATATCCTGAACTCGTCGGCAATTACCCCGAAGAGCTCCTTCAGCATGCCGAACCGGAGCATTTCGGCACGGAGTTTCTTTCCTTGAAAATGTCGGTAAAAACGGTTGGAAACCTTGAAGAAGCCCTCAGCCACATTGCCACCTACAGCTCGCAGCACAGTGAAGCCATTATAGCCGATGACCCTGCTGTTAAAGCCGAGTTTCTCAAGCGTGTCGATGCAGCCGTGGTCTATGCCAACACCTCGACAGCATTCACTGACGGCGCACAGTTCGGACTTGGAGCGGAAATCGGCATCAGCACCCAGAAGCTGCACGCAAGAGGCCCTATGGCACTCAAAGAGCTATGCAGTTACAAATGGATTCTTGAAGGAAACGGACAAACAAGGCCTGTATAATGATACTCGAGGTAAAAAAAATCTGCAAATCATACGCACTCCCCTCCAGAGACGCCATTCCGATTCTCAGAGGAATTGATATGGTCGTCGGCGAAGGCGAACTGGTCACGGTCATCGGGGCGTCGGGAAGCGGCAAAACAACCCTTCTGAACCTGCTCGGCACCCTCGATACCCCCGACAGCGGCGAAATTTTCTTTGATGGAACCACGCTCTTCAGCAAGGGGGCGTACACGCTGTCGAAAAAAGAACTGGCACGCTTCAGAAACAGTAAAATAGGCTTTGTCTTTCAGTTTCATCATCTGCTTTCCGACTTCAGCGCCGTTGAAAATGTAGCCATGCCTGCATTTATCTCCACCGGCAAACTTCCTCCGGCAAAAAAAAGGGCCGAGGAGCTGCTCGTCGGACTCGGGCTTAAAGATCGCCTCCATCACCTTCCTTCAGAACTGTCCGGGGGCGAACAGCAGCGGGTAGCCATAGCACGGGCCCTCATGAACAATCCGAAACTGGTGCTTGCCGACGAACCAAGCGGCAACCTCGACAGCAAAAACAGCCGGATGCTCTACGAACTGATGGCGAATCTTGGCAAAGAACGAAAAACTTCGTTTGTTATTGTCACCCATAACGAGGAATACGCCGCGCTTGCAGACCGTTGCCTCCACATGCAGGACGGCATGCTGAATGTCTGCGAAAAGTGACACCTTACCCTGATCCAAAGCAGGATAACCTTCAACCTGAACCATGAACGACAACAACACGCTCCATAACATCGGGCCGGTCACGCTGGCGCCATCCGTTCTGCCCAGACATGGTTGGACGTTTCTCTATTCTGCTTTTTTTTCAATAGGCCTTGTTACCTTCGTTTCAATAGGCCAGGCCTATATTCTCAATGAAAATCTTCATATACCGGTTTCAGAACAGGGTACCGTCAGCGGTAATCTGGTATTCTGGACCGAAATCATCACCCTCCTCTTTTTTGTTCCTGCCGGTGTTCTGATGGATCGTATCGGCAGAAAGCCGATATTCGTTTCAGGTTTTCTGCTGCTTGCCCTGGCTTACGGCTTGTACCCGTTTGCCTCTGATGTCGGCGAACTGACCGCTTATCGAATGATCTATGCGCTTGGCATTGTCGCTGTAACCGGAGCTCTTGCAACCGTGATGGTTGATTACCCCGCCGAACGTTCAAGAGGAACGCTCATTGCCATCACCGGCTTTCTCAATGGCCTTGGTATCGTGCTGCTTAACCAGTTTTTCGGAGGCATGCCGGAGTTCTTTATTGCAAAAGGGTTCAGCGGATGGACGGCCGGACTGTACACCCACCTCTCCATTGCAGGAACGGCTCTCGTCACTGCGGTGGTTCTTGTCGCAGGTCTCAAGGGGGGAACCCTTTCGCGCAAAGAGGAAAGACTGCCCTTGAAAACTCTCTTGACCAGTGGAATCAGCTCTGCAAAAAACCCGAGAATTCTTCTCTCATATGCCGCGGCCTTTGTGGCAAGAGGAGACCAGTCCATTATCGGAACCTTTCTTCCGCTCTGGGGCACAACCGCCGGCATTGCCATGGGAATGGAACCTGCCGAAGCGGTAAAAAAAGGCACGCTTATTTTTATTATTTCACAAGCCTCAGCGCTGCTGTGGGCTCCGGTTATCGGGCCGCTTATCGACCGATGGAACAGGGTAACCGCTCTTATCGTCTGTATGACTCTGGCAAGTATCGGTTACCTTTCGCTTTTTCTCATAGAGAATCCTCACGACCCGTTTTCCGTCATTTTTTTCGTGCTGCTCGGAATCGGACAGATCAGCGCATTCCTCGGCTCACAATCGCTGATCGGACAGGAAGCGCCGAAAGCCGCGCGCGGCTCCGTTATCGGTATGTTCAACATCAGCGGGGCCATAGGAATTCTTGTCATCACCACGGCAGGAGGGAGACTGTTTGACAGTATGAGTCCTAAAGCACCGTTTCTGATCGTAGGTATCGTCAATGCTCTCGTCGTGCTTGCCGGAATCTATGTCCGTATAAAAGCGCCCGGCAAGAGTGTTGCAGATGAAGCGTGATCAGCTATAAAAATATCTGCTGAACCGTCGAAAGGTTATTTCTTCTGTGTTCCGATCACCGTTGCGATCCTCTCGATCTCCTCTTCCCGCAGATAGGGGTGCATCGGCAGAGAGAAAATCTTTCTGCTCAACTCTTCCGAAACCGGAAAATCCCCCTCCCTGTAACCAAGTGAGGCGTAGGCCTTTTGCAGGTGAAGCGGGATCTTGTAGTAGATAACCG
This region includes:
- the fmt gene encoding methionyl-tRNA formyltransferase, which translates into the protein MRIVFMGTPEFAVPSLRSIAAEHNHFELVLVVTGSDKPRRGRNAPSEPSPVKSAALELGFQVYETDDVSSSDFLSVVADSAPDVIVVAAFRILPPEVYGQAKLGAFNLHASLLPAYRGAAPINWAIINGEKESGVTTFFLQKTVDTGNVIMQEKIPVLPDDNASILSVKLSHLGAELVVKTLRSIQAGTVEVQAQDDAFFSRAPKLTRENTRIRWNQPVAVLSDFIRGLAMKPAAWTTVQNRTMKIFRAIPFTEEITSSIEQPGSILVERGRFLVRGSDGWLEVKQLQPEGRKPMEGAEFARGFRPESGTSLLFE
- the proB gene encoding glutamate 5-kinase, with product MNNQELLYKKIVVKVGTNVITDKHGDLDLDILKKLTTQIALLQKEGVQIILVSSGAVGAGRSIVKLPETLSPVATRQVLAATGQIKLINTYNTLFLEQGLVSAQILVTKSDFRDRQHYLNMRTCFTSLLQQHIIPVVNENDAVSVTELMFTDNDELSGLIASMMHVEGYIILSHVDGLFDLKNGTGKLITEIDPATKHFNQHIIPGKSEFGRGGMLTKCHIAHKLSQLGVTVHIANGKTPGILLSLLRGEKAGTKFLARKKPVLGPKLWVAHSEGLEKGAVIVNEGAEKVLSDSDRANSLLPVGIDSVQGTFKKGDIIKILGINKKVIGYGMAQYGSEKTRTLMGQQDQKPLIHYDYLYITH
- a CDS encoding glutamate-5-semialdehyde dehydrogenase, which gives rise to MQRIITEKLKAVREASRKIITLDDKAINALLLDLAAHIPLHSPAILEANQRDLELMDPADPKYDRLLLTKERLEAIAGDIRNVAALSSPLDLVLEQRILKNGISLHKVTVPLGVIGIIYESRPNVTFDVFALSLKSGNATVLKGGSDAMHSNIAIVDLIHTVLQKHGINTDTIYLLPARREAAAVMLNAVGAIDVIIPRGSQQLIDFVRKNSTVPVIETGAGIVHTYFDKSGNLAMGQAIVFNAKTRRPSVCNALDTLIIHSDRLCDLSELLQPLQEKKVVIFADSSAYPELVGNYPEELLQHAEPEHFGTEFLSLKMSVKTVGNLEEALSHIATYSSQHSEAIIADDPAVKAEFLKRVDAAVVYANTSTAFTDGAQFGLGAEIGISTQKLHARGPMALKELCSYKWILEGNGQTRPV
- a CDS encoding MFS transporter, producing MNDNNTLHNIGPVTLAPSVLPRHGWTFLYSAFFSIGLVTFVSIGQAYILNENLHIPVSEQGTVSGNLVFWTEIITLLFFVPAGVLMDRIGRKPIFVSGFLLLALAYGLYPFASDVGELTAYRMIYALGIVAVTGALATVMVDYPAERSRGTLIAITGFLNGLGIVLLNQFFGGMPEFFIAKGFSGWTAGLYTHLSIAGTALVTAVVLVAGLKGGTLSRKEERLPLKTLLTSGISSAKNPRILLSYAAAFVARGDQSIIGTFLPLWGTTAGIAMGMEPAEAVKKGTLIFIISQASALLWAPVIGPLIDRWNRVTALIVCMTLASIGYLSLFLIENPHDPFSVIFFVLLGIGQISAFLGSQSLIGQEAPKAARGSVIGMFNISGAIGILVITTAGGRLFDSMSPKAPFLIVGIVNALVVLAGIYVRIKAPGKSVADEA
- a CDS encoding DMT family transporter; its protein translation is MPWLYLVLAIIFEVSGTTCMKLSEGFTRIVPTLFIFIFYAVSFTFVTLTVKVLPLGLTYAVWSAIGTASITIVGIFWFGEGINIVKTISLLFIIIGVVGLHFSQEHLQ
- a CDS encoding ABC transporter ATP-binding protein, with the translated sequence MILEVKKICKSYALPSRDAIPILRGIDMVVGEGELVTVIGASGSGKTTLLNLLGTLDTPDSGEIFFDGTTLFSKGAYTLSKKELARFRNSKIGFVFQFHHLLSDFSAVENVAMPAFISTGKLPPAKKRAEELLVGLGLKDRLHHLPSELSGGEQQRVAIARALMNNPKLVLADEPSGNLDSKNSRMLYELMANLGKERKTSFVIVTHNEEYAALADRCLHMQDGMLNVCEK
- the def gene encoding peptide deformylase → MILPINIYNDEVLRATAKPLKGIDRNIRDLVASMLESMRNASGIGLAAPQVGCSIRLLVIDLSCMEKYADEKPVVVINPHLLAVKGYNAMEEGCLSLPGILGDVVRPSSITLKYRDEHFEERTGEFSGMMARVLQHEIDHLDGKLFIDRMQKRDRRKIDKELHSLAIGNVEADYPLALAGIAQKACEA
- a CDS encoding cation:proton antiporter gives rise to the protein MPATGHANSPKPTEPQIAMLLTGLFDIALPLKNPVLQFSLLLFIILFVPVLFSRLKLPSLISLIIAGAVVGPHGLNLMLRDSSIILFGTVGLLYIMFLAGLEIDVADFKKNSSKSILFGLYTFLISIILGIVVALYVLHFSLLSSILIGSIFASHTLIVYPLVSKLGIAKNKAVNIAVGGTLITDTLALLVLAVISGMTTGELTSEFWIRLLVSLAVFSLIVLFLFPIIARWFFKRFDDSVLQYLFVLAMVFFSGFLAEAAGVEAIIGAFLAGLALNRMIPHTSALMNRIKFVGNAIFIPFFLIGVGMLIDFRALFKDYETLKVALVITVAATIAKYLSAWITRKLFGFSIDQRRLIFGLISAHAAVALATVLVGYKTITGYTLAGDPVRLLDETVLNGTILFILVTCTLASIVGERGAQNIALAEAVDDVAEASAEAQEERVLMPVSENSPVNELVNLSITLRSQKKPNGIYALHVADNTLDDAAVEKHARKILELAAVAASSTDNNLTQLLRYDSSLPNGISSVIREQKITDLILGLHHKSGLTDTFLGSSSETILGRCNVTTFIYRPMQPLATIKRTIVVIPLGAENEIGFSLWLQRVVTIIKNTGSKLLLFAQKQTLAFLREHCSTTIPSAEYRLLRDWEDIHLLSREVKSDDNLILVMSRKNHPSYHNKMAKVPDYLTRYFQKNSFILIFPVQSGIPDETCDDIPLLTEKKSMFNFSYLGTLVDKIPKGGKRGLFTGKRNSSDTAA